The sequence below is a genomic window from Candidatus Nanopelagicales bacterium.
ACCTCGTCGGGGGGCGTCTCCCCCGGCGCCGGGACCGGGGCCTCCTGGCCGACGACGACGTAGTCGTCCCCCGCCTCCGCGACGTCGGAGACCAGCGGACCGTGCTCGGTCTCGCGGACCGTGATGGTGACCGGGTCCCCGCCGGCGACCTTGATGACCTCCTCGCGGGTCGTCATCGGGCGCTGCTCGCCGTCGACCAGGTAGGTGTCGCCCTCGACCTTCTCCAGCACCAGGTCCGACACGTCCGGGCCGAGGTTGGTGAAGCCCCACGCGATGTCCTGGTTGTGCCCGATGAAGACGCCCGGCATCACCGCCATCGTCCAGCCGGACACCTCGAACGGGCAGTCCGCGCTCACGTTCCGGCAGTGCAGGCCGGCCTGGTACCACAGGCTCGGCATCATCGGCGCGAGGTGCGGGTCGTTGGCCAGCAACGGCTTGCCGGTGTCGGTGAGGTCGCCGCTGATGACCCACGAGTTGGACCCGATGCCCTCACCGCGAGGCCCCAGGACGTCGTCGAGCAAGGACGTCGCCTCGGACACCCGCTGCAGGACGGGGATCGCGTCGGCCGGGATCCGCAGCGCCGCCGTGTCCGTCTGCGTCGCCGTCGCGCCGGGGTCGAACGCGCCGTCGACCACGGCGCCGCTGGTGACGATCGGCTGGTGGGTGTCGTACGGGTACGGCGGGTAGAGCTGCTCGGTCCGGTCGATGCCCACCACGGAGGAGGTGAGGACCCGGTCCACCTCGTCGTCCTCGTTCCCGTGCAGGTCCCAGGCCAGCGCCTTCAGCCAGGCGACCGAGTCGACCGGGTCCCACGGCTCGACCGTGTAGGAGGAGTTGTTCAGGCCGAGGATCACGTACTCCAGGCTCAGGGTCGCCCCAGCGTGGTCCTTCAGATAGGCGTTCACGCCGTCCGCGTAGGACTGGAGCGTCGCGCGCGAGCGCTCCGACAGCATCCCGTACTCCTGCTCGGCGACCCGACGCCAGCCGAGGGTGCGGATGAACGCGTCGGTGTCGACCTGAGACTTGCCGAACATCTCCGACAGCCGACCGGAGGTGATGTGGCGGCGGAAGTCCATCTCCCAGAAGCGGTCCTGCGCGTGCACGTATCCCTGGGCGAAGAACAGGTCGGCCGGCGTGTCGGCGTAGATGTCCGGCACGCCGCGGGAGTCGCGGACCACCTCCACCGACGCGGACAGGCCCGGGACGTCGATCGTGCCGCTGGTCTGCGGCCAGGACCGCCGCACGGTCCAGGCGAACCAGGTGGCGGCGACGACGACGAGGACCAGCAGGACGATGCCGATGATGCCCAGCACCTTGAGGAACGTGCGCACCCGCTCACCGTAGGGGAGGCGCGGTCGCGAGGCGTCAGGTCCGCAGCGAACCGATCGCGATACCGGCCGCCACGGCGGCCACGCAGGCGAGGACCGACACGACGACGTTGAGCAGGGCGGTGCGCCGGGCCCCACCGTCGAGGAGTCGCTGGGTCTCGTACCCGAATGTCGAGAAGGTCGTCAGGGCCCCGCAGAAACCGACCCCGAGCAGCAGCCGGGCCGGCGGCGGCAGCGCGGCGCCGAGGACCAGGCCGAGTACCAGCGAGCCGAGCACGTTGACGAGGAGCGTGCCCCACGGGAAGGCGCCGGTGACGCGCTGCATCACGGCGCGGTCGAGCAGGTAGCGCGCGGGAGCGCCGACGGCGGCGCCGATCGCCACCAGGAGGGGGTCGGGCACGGTCAGCGGTCGTGGGCCGCGTACGTCACGACCTCGACCGGCTCGACGATGACCAGGCCGCCCGACACCAGCTCCTCCAGCTGCGGGAGGAAGGCGCGTACCCGGTCCTCCGCGTCGACGACCACGACCGTGACCGGCAGGTCGTCGGACAGGCTCAGGATCCGGGTGGTGTGCAGGTGGTTGGTGCGGCCGAAGCCCTCGATGCCACGGAACACCGACGCTCCTGCGAGCCCGGCGGCATGCGCGCGCTGCACGATCTCGGTGTAGAGCGGCGTGTGGTGCCACCGGTCGGACTCGCCGATCACGACGGTCAGCCGCAGCGCGTGACCGTTCAGCTCCGGGGACGTGGTCCCGTCCATCCTCAGTCCCTCCTCACCGAGACGACCCGGCCCAGCAGGTAGCCGGCGCGGACCGCGAGCAGGCCCGCCACGACGGTTCCGGTGACGTACGCGGCGGCCGCGAGCCAGGCGCCGGCGTCGGCCATCCCGTACGTCTCCGCCGCGTAGGCGGAGAACGTGGTGAAGCCGCCGAGGACGCCCACGCCGAGGAACGGGCGGGCGTAGCGGCGCTGCCCCCAGGCCTCCAGCACGAACCACATGAGCACGCCCATCAGCAGGCA
It includes:
- a CDS encoding penicillin acylase family protein, encoding MRTFLKVLGIIGIVLLVLVVVAATWFAWTVRRSWPQTSGTIDVPGLSASVEVVRDSRGVPDIYADTPADLFFAQGYVHAQDRFWEMDFRRHITSGRLSEMFGKSQVDTDAFIRTLGWRRVAEQEYGMLSERSRATLQSYADGVNAYLKDHAGATLSLEYVILGLNNSSYTVEPWDPVDSVAWLKALAWDLHGNEDDEVDRVLTSSVVGIDRTEQLYPPYPYDTHQPIVTSGAVVDGAFDPGATATQTDTAALRIPADAIPVLQRVSEATSLLDDVLGPRGEGIGSNSWVISGDLTDTGKPLLANDPHLAPMMPSLWYQAGLHCRNVSADCPFEVSGWTMAVMPGVFIGHNQDIAWGFTNLGPDVSDLVLEKVEGDTYLVDGEQRPMTTREEVIKVAGGDPVTITVRETEHGPLVSDVAEAGDDYVVVGQEAPVPAPGETPPDEVPDRGDGYAVALRWTALTPETTFDAFDAISTATGWDDFRKAAALAAVPSQNLVYADVDGNIGYQAPGKIPIRRGYDGKWPVPGWSSQYDWDGYIPFEALPYAYNPDEGWIVTANQAAVYPDYAYFLTDDWSYGARSQRIVDRVVAATSDGRKMTSQEMSAIQFDAWNEIAAFLTDDLVALAAGTSAEDAAALFEGWDHQQQVDSAPGAYFNAFWRSLMTRMFDSTLSRAGVESNRGDRFFQVVMDLWDEPNDPWWQDGTDPANTDRDATVRAALESAAQELRDAQGDDPTGWRWGVMHTLELENQSLGKSGIGPIEWLFNRGPVEVGGGGSIVQATGWSPPDGYAVDWVPSMRQVVDLADLDRSTWVNLTGASGHAFNPNYNDQNEAWRTGEHFPWPFTRSAVDAAAQERLTLQPPQQ
- the crcB gene encoding fluoride efflux transporter CrcB, producing the protein MPDPLLVAIGAAVGAPARYLLDRAVMQRVTGAFPWGTLLVNVLGSLVLGLVLGAALPPPARLLLGVGFCGALTTFSTFGYETQRLLDGGARRTALLNVVVSVLACVAAVAAGIAIGSLRT
- a CDS encoding DUF190 domain-containing protein, which gives rise to MDGTTSPELNGHALRLTVVIGESDRWHHTPLYTEIVQRAHAAGLAGASVFRGIEGFGRTNHLHTTRILSLSDDLPVTVVVVDAEDRVRAFLPQLEELVSGGLVIVEPVEVVTYAAHDR
- the crcB gene encoding fluoride efflux transporter CrcB; this encodes MARDLLRDADVLAVVAAGGALGATARWAAEVAVPQAGPDRIPWATFTVNVVGCLLMGVLMWFVLEAWGQRRYARPFLGVGVLGGFTTFSAYAAETYGMADAGAWLAAAAYVTGTVVAGLLAVRAGYLLGRVVSVRRD